The segment CGGCTTATCCAAttacaatttgtaaaaatatcaTACTGTACCAAAAACTGCTATGTACCAttagttagttttttttttgcttccttCTTTACATTCCtctatctatatttatattattaataattccacCTAGTGGCAGTAAGGAGAACATTATAATCTAGCTTCTCGAGAACCTGCATTTATCTTTTCCGTTTCCCTCGAGGCTCGTAAAAAATCATGCAATCCACCATCGCGAAGAGGAACACGCAGTTATGTAAAAAATCTCTTACACATGTGAAGTGCGCGGGCAAAAATGTATGGTACAAGTAAACGGTGTGTGCGCCTTTCTGATGAGAAAACTATACAGAGGTACTTAACAAAAGAGacaggggggagagagagagagagagggagagagagagagagagagagagagagagagagagagagggagagagagagaagaaaagaaatgaattatttaCATGTACTCCGACAACTTTTGCTTCAACGATCCGCTCCCTTTAATCCTCGGGCTGTTCTCCCAATTGCTAACTTATTATcgattatatttatacaaaaaggCGATCGCTCCTCGGTACACgcaataacaaataaaatcATAGCTGAGATCAATATTGCAATATACCCCCGCATCTATTACCTCTCCGAATAATTTCATCGCTCCCGCACTGACTCATCTCGCGCAACTAATCAGCGCGCTACAGATAATGATGATAGTTCAGTCCAgaacttaataaatttttttttttttccctctttccattttctttttacatatgTCGTCAGTCTTGTGCGCGTATTGTATTCAATTAATATTGAACCGTTGAAGCAATTACGTTTCACGTAATTGTAACCGAAACGTTACGTATATTCGCTCTGTTTCCTCGTCGTTATTTATTTACACTAGAAGACTCACAGGTGTACGGTGCCTTTTGCATATGTCTCTCCGCGAACGCCGGCCAGGAAATGTGTCTCGTCGTGCTCGCCGAAATTGCGTGGGAAGCACGGACAAATCGTTGAAGGGCAACGGTCAATTCAGATTAACGGCGGGGGTGCGCAGCGTTCGTGTAATACTTTCTTTACACCCGGCTAATCTGAAGTAACCATCTCTCGCGCGGACCTCTATGAAAAATAAACAGTATACCTCACACGTTATCGTTCAGCGACTTTATCGTAACTACGACGGTATAATGTGTATAAAAAATTCCCTATTGCCTCAACAGTTTTATGTTACAGACTATAAAAATCGATAATCATGGGCTTCCCATGTATCAGTGTCGCGTATGGTATTTAAAAGTATTCAAAGGGTGATCGAGGGCCTCGATTCCTGGTGCTCGAGTACGTGATGTGTCTGTAGAGAATGAACACAAGGTGATTCTAGTAGAGACAGATATAGCCGTTACAACGAAGACCGCCGTGGAGAAATCTAGACGTTACGCTAAAGACCAAATCTAAACGCAATAAAacgatacatacatataaatcaGCTATTATCAACTATTTATAAATCAGATATTTCCATCGCACATCGATAGGCATACACATGTTGCTTCTCCATATTCTGCGCGAATGAACTGTGTGTCGGGCACGTGTAATGCAGCGCGCTCGTGTAATGAGCAAGTCAGGAAAGATCGATGTATCTTTTCAATAATTATACTCTGTACGATATTGTAGGCACCCACGTACATCTGCAGCAAATTCATTTTACATTTATAAATCAGGTACACGCTTTGAATttcccatattttttgttttctgttGTTCCTTTTTCCCTCTCTTTTCAATCGATCATATTGCGAAGCAcacttttcttttctgtttcctttcccccttttttttttatcgtttctcTGAACATCAAGCAAAGAGCCGCACCAATTCCGAAgaggaaatataaataattaaattagcaTCGATCGAAAAAATATCCGTAATTCgtacttttgtaaatatttctttaataaaaaacgtAACAGCTAATTCTTTTATAAACACTGAAAATGTAGATTACAACATAATATACTGATAACAATTCCATCATTATGGTGGAGAGTAGCTATATTTTGTTGTACCAACATTGAAATTATCACTATTTTAGTATTTACGTGTAAGGTATTGTACAAATTATTCCATACTTTTTGGACAGTGTGCTCTCacagtatattattattattattattacattacgACTTGCAAAAATACGATTTactatgatatatatatatataacaaaacTTGCACTCTTTACACTAGCGCTACAGTGTCCAAAAGTATAGGTCAAGTGTTACAATGCAGCAGAGGCATATACATAAATGACAATGTACACTCATTCATCCGGCATACATGCGCGCGCCATATAACAACACTTATATATGGCCATACATCCTCCTCGCCGTAAAGAGACTACCCAAAGACTGATCATCATCGGGCATGTGCTCATACACATTGCTCTTTCCCTCCAATGATGTAATTTtgcgttgaaaaataaagaacaatctatttatattacatttaaaaaactttCAGTCATTTACAGTAGGGAAGCTTATCGACATGGTAGAAATAATCTTATTTTGAATGTATGTGGAATCCCGACGTGATTCGCGATGAATTTCATTGTATGCAACTTATCAAACACTGTACAGTGCAACGTACACGAACGTTGCACGATCCGTCAAGGTCCATTGAGGCCAGCTCACACGAGACCATACAGGTAGGGCGCCAGATATCGGGCGGGTCACTCAAGTTCCTGCCCTTCACAGAACATCACTTCAAGTATGATTTATACAATGTTGTGCTCCTACACGTTTCTTTCTCTTGCTCGAGAAGGAACAACAAGTCTCTGAAATTCACCCTCTTCAATCGTGGTCTCATTGGCATTTGTCTGCTGATCCCCGTTGCCGACGTGTTCAAACCGGAATTACTTCCCGGACTACTGGCTGCTCCTCCCACATCGAGTTTAGGCTTTTTACGTGAACCGATCGCTTGCAAAGCGGTCAAGTTAGCTTCTCTTTGCCTTAACTCTTCCATCTCTGCACGTTGCATCTGTTGGCAATACCGATATTATGATTATATCGCTGCGTATATACAGACGTAACTTTCAGTTCGCTAATTTGCATTACCTCTTTAGCTTTCGCCTTAAGTTTAGCTTGTTCCGGATCTTCCGTTTTTGCACGACTCTTCGCGGCGCGTAGAAGTAACTCCCTTTCTTGCTCCTCGTGCCTTCTACGCTCGACTTTGTCCAAATCTTCCAAGAATTTTAACTGTGCCCTAACATCCTGCGTTACCTCGTAACGCGGATCCACCTGCGAACAGTGCATGCCGTTTGTTTTATAAATGCTCGATCGGTGGGCTTATTTAAAATAGATATATAAAATTCGTGTGTTTTCACCTTTATCAAGTCTATCCTGTGCTCTGCAATTACTGCTAATTTCTCTACTAAATTCTTTAACCTTTCTTGCGCGGCGTGCGAAATTAACGCCGCCACTTCTTGATTAGGTTCTTCTAATCCATaattagaaactaaaaaatataatcCTGTGTTGCTTAAATATGACACTTTTTTGCAATATATATCGTTCGATTACTTTAACAGATTAATATGAAAATTACCAATTTGTTTAATTCTTTGCTGTAATGGTGTCATATGTAAAAATACTTCATCTTTACAGGATCGTATTTGTGTCCCAACAAATTCTGTAGAACCGAGAATCCTCTGAGATTCCTCTGCAAGATTGACACCACCCATAGCAGCGACATCGTTAATATCATCATCTCCCCTATTTACGGAAAAAGCATATGCACATGTACAGGGTGAATCGCAAAAAACAGAACacctaaatatctctgttagGTTTGTAGGTGGGAGAAAACGAGAAAAGTGACACCCTTCGAAAAGGTAATGGCACAAACAGATTTTGCTTCGACGTCACCTTCAAGATTACtttgctttttaattttcacaacTTCAGTGATGCTTATTACTTATGTTTACCTGACCATGATTCGTAAAGGAAGCTTTATCAGTAAATAATACTTTATCGGAAAATCGGCTATCATTTCTAATTTGCCTCAATGCCTAACTCAAAAAATTCACACGATTtccaaaatttttctatgaaatctATGCTCGTGTACTATTCGCGCAACAGTTGATTGGCTAATGACACTTTCTTGGACAACTTGTCTAATTTGAGGCTTTACAGTCACTGCAGCCAGAATATCGATGGTATTTGCTTTGTGTGTTACACTTTTGACTCTCACAGATTTCTTATTCACAATGCTACCAATTTCGAGTGTACAGAAAAAGATGACCACCTGCGATCACGAAATCGCTCCGCTTCTCTAAAACACTCGCGACTTTATTCATAAATGGGATGATGATAATGATCTTTTCTTGTTCCGAGTAACCCATAATCAAACGTCTATCGATAAATTGATACGATATCTCAATAAGCTGATAATCATGACTATGTACATTCAGAGACCACGAGATCAGTtccaaaaacttaattttatacattcaaGCTTCCATTACCCGATTCTAAATTCTTGGAGCCAAGATAACATATGTCATTAAACTCATTTTGATACTTGAAGTCAGAAATATAtggtattatttaaaaaaaaaaaaaatatataaataaataacttctaAGATTACAGGTCATGGTATAATCTGTCATTAAACTCATTTTGATACTTTATTGATACTTGGTCATTTCAAAAATACGCTGATGACCTTGAAAATAACTTTGAAGATGACGTCAAAGCAGAATCCGTTTGCACTCCCTGAAACAGTGCAACTTTTCTCCTATCTTCAAATTTAACAGAGATATCTAGATGTTCTGTTTCTTCTGACTCGCACTGTATACTTCTGTTATAACACTCCAAACACGTATCATCAAAGTACAACTACTTGCTATCGCACTCCCGAAAAGTAATCACTTACGTGTATCCTGCAGACGAAAatgtctttttctccttttctttagTAGCTGGCTTTGGAACGAAAGAAGGCACTACGGCTTTATTAACAGTAGTGGTTGTGTTGACTGTTTTGCCTTGCGTTGCAGTCGTCACTGTTTTAACAACAGTTGTTGTGATAGGTGGCTTCTGGACCGTTGGTGCAGGGGGTCGAATTCCACTTACTGCTACCGTTGACTTTACAGTGTACGCTGTGGGGCTACGAACTACCGTTGTCACGGGTCGCATCTAAACAAACGAATATACTACGTTTTACAATTTACTACACAAGCAATACAAAACTAAAATGAATAAAGAAGCTACGCGTTACTTGTCTAGAACGCTGATTATCAACGTAAAAGGTACTAATCACTAATTGCTAGGAATTAGAATACTGTAGAGACTACGTACTACAAGGATCATCGAAATTCGAAGTATACTGGAAATATAAACATTGAAATCACTTTGGTAGCTTACCAGCCTTTGCTGAACTGGCTGTGTAGGTCTAGGGACTGTAGTTGTAGCAGTAGGTAGCGGAGCCATTACTCTTATTTGCGTAGTTGCAGTGACTGCAGTTACAGGGATCGTTGCTGTTGTTACAGCAACACTTGGTCTAATCTGATTCTGCTACATGGTGTTATAAAATACATTGTGAGTTACATGGCGAGCGATGTACATGAAAAGTAGATGGGAAAATCTTTGATACGAAGTGTAATTCTACGCTTAACAACTGTTTATAGTAAACTAGTTACGCTATACAACTTAATATGCAGATTTATTGATTTGTGTACTGGTAAATTGTTCTTACCTGTGTTACCTGTGTAACTACAGGAGCGGCAGATGTTACAGGAAAAACGATAGTGGCTGGAGGTGGCTTTATGCCTTCTATAACCAACTCTTTCATAACAAGAGATTGCCGTAAAAGTGGCAAACTCTTTTTGAGGAAACCAATCAGGCATGGTTGTGGTGATGCGTTCAATAATCTTTCAAGTCTATCACAGAACTCCTCGGGTTCAACTTTAGTATCAATTAATTCTTGTATCAAAGTTCGAACATTTCGCTCCACTGCTTTAGGTTCTCGACTAGACAACTCTAATAAGTTTGCTAAAAATCTACGGCACTTTTCTTTGGTATTATCTGTAGTTTGACGCTAAAAATAAAAAGCACAATATTACAAAAGTCACGGATGAATATAAATGGCAATGTTAAGTTGTTAGTCGTTAGGATGTTCGTAACGCTACGTGTAAATGGTATTACTACGTCGGTCTGTCGATCTAATAATACGGAATACATACAGGTGTAGGCGTCTGAACTGTTTGGGCAGTAGTAACAGGTGGGGCAGGCGTAGTTGTGACGGCAGCAGTCACTGTTGCTGGCGTTGTAGCTGCTGTTGTGATAGTTGCAGCCACAGTCTGtttcaataaataaaagcaGATCTTAGAACATTCTTCGTGCTTAAGATTATTTGAAAGACTCTTGTTCGATACACTatcaaaaaagaaaacaaatagtTACACTTTAATCTTTAAATACTATCTATAAAGTTATCGCTTCCAGGATTCAATTAGATTTAGAAAACTGGAATAACACTCCAAATTAAAAGCATTTTGCAACATCgccagaaataaaatataaactaCAGAACTTATGAGAGAGtgacaattttatttatgcCATGCTTTcccattaaaacaattattctgATATCTTGAAGATTCTATATTATCAACACTTATCGAGGAAATTACATCGTTTAATGTTCTGAAGCTCAGTATCATTAGGGAAACGTAGAAGATGTAACAAATTTATTTTCCGCATGCATGTTTCtattaaatatttgtaaatatagcCCTAGCAAAATgtatcttttattttctttcgttGCAGCATACCTCCTAACAAGATGTGATCTACAATATGCCTTTTCTATTCGCATGCTGAACTTCAGACTCGTTAAacataaaattcaaatttctacTGCATTATCAAAGAAATTTCGGTGTCTCGAAATGAACAAATTTATTATACTAAGTTGATTTAATAACTAACTATACCACAAAGTGAAGACGCACTTGTACCTTGTACAGACTCGTGACTTTTGGTATTTTACaattattctttaattatttcttacgaaaagatatgtatatgtttgcttttatttttattgcattctaTTACACAATAATTAAAGCGTTTTATTTACAAAATCAGTAACTTGCACTtgagaatattaaaatacaagTCGTAAATAAGAACTTAGTGAAAAATCAGTACGTGAAAAATGACGCAAGTACTACTTCTTTCTGGCTACTATATACGAATATTCTTTCGTTTAAATGATTCATAAAAACTTTTCATGGATTTGCAcagtaattttcaatattttaaaataataagatGTCGTATTTGTACAATATacgaaagaaattttattattctaatttatatatatacacaaacacaatcagtttttcaaacatCCTGTAATACCCTTAACCAATATAACATGCAAAGATGAGTACATACGACGAAGCCGTCGGCTTCGATAAAACAATTGCAATTTTCAAAAACTTAGAAGTTCTACGATACAAAGGCATCCCAGCAAATAAGCCAATAAGAAAACAAAACTCTTTGCATACTACAGAAAACCTCTCGGCCATTCGTGGCAACTGATTAACTAAGTATTAAATCCAAAGATCTGTTTGAAATGTTCAGTAAACCGTGATATCTGTGCAATGCGCATTAAAGATTCTCAAAAACCCAAGAAAGAAAATCCGAATGCGATAAAGTTGCGTTACAATTTCAAGAAAACTTTGATAGGACAAACATGATAAATTAATACAGAATAAAGGAATATAAACATAATACATAGCCTTACCAATAACACCATTCCAACTAATGGCACAAACTAAAAGTCTACTACAGCACTACATCGAGTCTTGTAAGAGGTATAAGAGTGCGTCACCTGAACAGATTTTCTTAAAGTGGCGAGTGGTGGGCCTGTGAACTGTGTGTTCAGCCTACTTACAGCCGGCACTGAGGCTAACCGATAGGTAGTGCCTGGTGATGGTGCAGCAACCACCGCATTTCCCGCTATACTATTTGGCGTAACTGCGGTACCAGCGGGAGTACCTGCAGTTGGAGGTGGTCCTACCCTCAACAACTGGTACTGTCCATTTTCCGTTTTTAACAATATGTGACCTTGAGTCCCAGGTTGAAGACTATGTAATGTTTGTAATGTTATCtagaaatggagaaataaatattttaacaatataCAGTACATGAATTTATATCGAGCGCTAAAAGATAGAAATGttatgaatgtatatatatatatatatatatatatatatatatgtatgtatgtattatatacaaaaaaaaatgtttcgaataaTACACAAGTTTAATGACAACAGAATAGATACGTGTGATAAATCAGCTTGAAGTAAATCAGATGGAGTATGAATATACGGAATGACCTTTAGATGTGCCATATACATTTGTTTACAAGATATAAATATCTTACCCCTGGAGCTCCAGGCCTTGTTCCAATCATATGTTGACCGATTACTACTCTGGATGCGACTTGCTTTCCTGCTTGCTGTCCTGCCACTGGTGTGCCAGGACGCATAGCATTCACGTTAAGAATTTGTACATTGCTGGGTACTATGGTGGACGTGACCCCAGGTTTACCCTGTAGCGCTGTGCTGACGGCGTTGCCAGCCACAGAAACAGGAACAGACATCGGAACGGAAACCATGCCACTGGGTGCTACACTAGTCTTTATCACTAAAGCGGTACCTGTCGGCTTATTTACACTAGCCACTGTTTGACTGCCCGTGTCGCTGACGGAGCCAACATTCGTAACAACGTTCGACGTCGCCTGTAACACTGCCTGCGACGTTAGTCCCAAAGTGCCGTTGGCTAGCTGTCCGACAGTTTGCGCAGGGAAGGAAAGTTTATTATTGACATTGGCTACCCCCGTGGTCGCTATTACTTGCCCGACCGTTGGATAAATAATCTTGACAGGCTCGTGCGCTTTGGCGAGGCTCGGTATGTGTGTTGTTGTCTGATTACTGGTCACCTGGTTGGTAGTAACTTGATTGATATAAGCAGCAGGGGGGACTGCTGACTGTGtatgctgttgctgctgttgtgtAGTAACCTGTGGCGCCACTGTGTTTGAGGTAACCACGTTTACTGGGAGGAGAGTGCTCGTGGTAATGGACTTCGTAACTTCTTGAGTCATCAGACTGTTCACCGTAGTAGCACCGCCGCCGTTCGAAACCCCATGTTTCTGCGGCTGTACCGCGGTGATGGTGCCCCCGTTGGAAATACCACTGTTCACCTGATGATTCTGCTGGCTGACTGACGCAGAGCTTACTTGATGACCAGAGACAGCCGGCGTCGATGTTACCAGTTGTGTTTCGAGGGAGCCCACTATCGCGTTCACTGCGGATTCATCGACGTCCGTGCTCAGAGCTTCCTCCAGAAACTTAGCTGACGCCATTTTCTTCCAAGCTCCAACTGTAAACTGATCTGCGCATGCGCCTGTCGCAAATTGTTCCCATGGTGCATTGCCCCCCCTAGCGCAGCTGAAAATTATACGCGGCCTTTCTTCTGTTTACCATCCGGCGGTACTCAATACGATTAATATTTCTCACCATCGTGAAAAATCGCCCCGGTCCTCTTTCATTCGAGCCGCCAATTACCAGCTTCGCCGCCTTCCCCGGATCGGAAAAGCGATTATCGCCATATTACATTACAACGTCGATCATTTATGTTATGGCTGTCAATACTCGGCATGCAAACACGTCACCCGCCAAAATGGCTATCCTCCAAACTGTCGATTCGTACACGATCCGTCCCTCTGATAACGATATCATATTGGCATATAGttcagaaaattataaaaattgtataaaaattttctatcccTAAGAGCTCTATACATTTGCTCTTCCTTTAAGGATACTGTTAGTAACAGTTGCTTTTAACATGCGTGTTCCGTAATCAATCCTTCCCAGTCCCGTCACTCGCATCCCACCTCCTCGCGTTCCGCAATGCATCCCGATTACATCATCCTGATATTGTAAACGGGACTTAATGCTTTCCAACTGGCACGTCCAGCGCCCTCTACTCACAACGGATACTACAAATTCAATTATTTCTCCATCAATACACCGCATCTTGTATCGTATACTTAATGAGATAACGGATCTATCGCAAAACAATTCAAACTTTAAACGATGTACAGTCTTATTCGTTCGAAAGAAGTCGGGTGTAGTAGGTACTACAATCAACAATTgaaattcaacatttttttttgtattttctacaATGTTTTTTCTGCTTCCACAATACGCACAACAGTATTCTTAATGCTCGTTGAAAGGCTTACATATAAAAGTATTGTATTTTACATGGTATAATGAACAATAGTTAtcagtattttattaaaatattgataCATATCTTGTCGAGAATGTGAAATTTATGCACGAAATTTTTCGACTAACCTACAAAATAGATCCCCACTGCCTTTTTCAAATCGTACCAAATGCAAATTCGcgtgtaattaaattatattcgatACCATATTTCGAATTGTTATCAACCTACTGTTGAAATAATCCTACTACTTAAAACGCCAGTGGCACTAATTGCATCAATCACGTTGAAAAAGAATGTAAGCATGGAGCAAATATTGCATTGTTCAagtttggcgacaattttcctCAAGACGTTATTATCATTTGTAAAGTTTGCCCGAATCTCGAGCGAGACTGCGGCCGATAAAAACGATTAGATAAATGCGAGATACACTAGCTCAATATATCACAAAGTAcgacatttttcattttattatgcTGTCGACGACCAATGAGGCCAAGTTTTGATGATACTGTACAAAGCATCACCCGGGCTTAAAGTCTGAGAGATTTGTCGGTGGCCTAGTAACTTATAATCCGGCGCAATTTTACCACCTTCTACGCCTAGTTCGATAAGTCGTTGCGCGGCGTATAGCTGATTTCTCGGCGGTTTGACGGCGTTGAAAGTACCGATAAACGAGATACCTATACTGATGTTATTGAATCCGAAGGAATGGGCGCCCATGTAATCCCAGCTTCGACCAACGTATACAAGCCCGTCGCCGCCAATGAGAAAACTATAAGCGATATCCGCCCAATTTCTGGACTCGATGTGGAATGTTTGAGCGAATCGAACGCGGAATGTGCATTCCGATTGGGTGGTGCAGAAATCGGTAGCTGTGTGGCTGATAATCACGTATGGTACCGGATGTTTCATCTTAGTCAATGGCTCCGAAGGAGGTTGAGCACCCCATTCGTTCCGTTCGACGAAACGTACATTTTTCACTTTAACACCTGCAACTTAAATAGGGCGATTTAACTGTCTCGAACAAAGTTCGGGAGAAGTTTGAGAGAGCAGAAAGTAACATCTATTGGTTAAGAAACTTTAAAACTGTACGAACATAACTAAGTACCTCCGAGCGAAGAATCTGGAATTTCCGGGAAAACAGGTGCTGGTGGAGTAGTAACGTTACGCGTGAGGTACACACAGGCAACGATCACAGTAGTCACGAGAATTAAGGCTAGTACACACAAAAAGGCCGCACACCTCCAAGTCCATAACCACTTTACTACTGTAATAATGCAGAAATTGTCATATGAAGAAGTATAAAACGCTGCGTTGAGAGTGAAtgatttttaatactttttcatACTATTAAATTATCCAATTACGAAAACACTTATTAACCCTTTTTAATCTGTATCTTACGTCCAGGATTGTTATCCTCTGATACATCGTAACTATTGCTGCGCGTTAATATCATAGTACCAAGTTTACAAGGCGCAACGCTCCGCCAAATGTGTGCCAGAATAAAAatacgtattaaaatatttgcataaaattaaattatatacgaaAATTGAATTGCACAATTAAACtgtttatgtatttatgtacgGTTTGCTCGGGCGTTAAAGCAACAAAAAGAACAACTGAAACCGTGAACTGTCTTAATACTGTGACAGAGAAACAATGAACTGAAAAATGGAAGTAGACGCGAGATAAACTTTTTCCCGGGCTTCCCAGGAACTATCTCTCGTGATGCACtacaatagaatattaaatgtatCACAATATTCTTTTATCAACCGAGGCACCGCGCAGTTTTTAAAACAGGATGTCGCCAATCATTACTTCCGCCGAAAGCTTATCGAATTTATGTAACAATCGCGCCCATATAAAATGCAGTTATGGCAAAAGCTCAACGATTCGATAAAAgggatttaattaaataaaatttattacccGCGCGCGCGAGTTTAGCAATGACCGATTTAGATAAAGTATTATTTCTAATCAAATTATCTAAGCTGTTAAAGGACGATTGATAACATCTGTTTACACCTTAATAACGATTTAAAAATCTGTATCTAAGAATTCAGAGACTGCTATTTGTTAGACTGTAAGCTGTAAGTAATGCAGTTCGAAATTAAGGAAACATTTGGGAACAATATCGCATCGTTATACATCGAAATTCACGTATGTTTACAAAATCTtactatataaagcagaaagtattTGTGTGTTTGTTGTTTAAAAATCTTTCGACCGacaaactctggggtcacgagatgtgtcccagctcatgatacctagctaatccaggtgaatatgactattttcacgcaaaaactaaaaaaattttcttttttataaaatcagaatctaaatttcaggcgtagccgagtagtaaagataCTACTAGAACACAACACGGACTCGCAGCTTTCACTGTAAAACAAAGATAGGTAGGTATGTAATGCATACAGCAAATCTATATATACTTCCGATCGATATTTTATCTGAAcgtttcgtttattttatttccgTTTCTGCTCTATTCCAGACATATGCAATTAGATAACTCATTGCCGATATCGACACGTTAATCGTGATAATGTTAAGCAGGGTGAGTTATCTCTCGTGAAACTGTAGGCTGACGATTGCACGCGTATATAGCTACGACCTTTTTCAGGTAACGGTGATTTTAGTTTCGATAACTAAGAGGCAAGATCCCCGTTGAATGCCTCCCATCCTACCAAGGACATAACGGACCTTGCCCCCGGATGGGGTCGCGTTCACGGGCCCTCATAGGATCTTTACTCGTCGGTCTACATCAATAACGCCGTACTGAAAACTGTACTTCAGGTAATCACCTTTATCGAGGTCGGTGTTCTGAGACAAGATCGGT is part of the Andrena cerasifolii isolate SP2316 chromosome 1, iyAndCera1_principal, whole genome shotgun sequence genome and harbors:
- the LOC143376615 gene encoding peptidoglycan-recognition protein LC isoform X2, whose amino-acid sequence is MGMVTLVQRQQIIPVGGNRCQKDQDQAHGDIAIENHDIENCRGEIAGALKETTAVTVAGNVSLAGSSTQCSDVEDDEEETDIEEGEWIPELPVPAVLQHHQQVATADGNVVLPNADTSNFGDVRVKNSANVHLGNKTFYKGPVTIKQFVYTNPTSIQEYDTVKSDGGQASNAPNLATAKGDLHSNPPILSQNTDLDKVKWLWTWRCAAFLCVLALILVTTVIVACVYLTRNVTTPPAPVFPEIPDSSLGVAGVKVKNVRFVERNEWGAQPPSEPLTKMKHPVPYVIISHTATDFCTTQSECTFRVRFAQTFHIESRNWADIAYSFLIGGDGLVYVGRSWDYMGAHSFGFNNISIGISFIGTFNAVKPPRNQLYAAQRLIELGVEGGKIAPDYKLLGHRQISQTLSPGDALYSIIKTWPHWSSTA
- the LOC143376615 gene encoding peptidoglycan-recognition protein LC isoform X1 gives rise to the protein MGMVTLVQRQQIIPVGGNRCQKDQDQAHGDIAIENHDIENCRGEIAGALKETTAVTVAGNVSLAGSSTQCSDVEDDEEETDIEEGEWIPELPVPAVLQHHQQVATADGNVVLPNADTSNFGDVRVKNSANVHLGNKTFYKGPVTIKQFVYTNPTSIQEYDTVKSDGGQASNAPNLATAKGDLHSNPPILSQNTDLDKVVKWLWTWRCAAFLCVLALILVTTVIVACVYLTRNVTTPPAPVFPEIPDSSLGVAGVKVKNVRFVERNEWGAQPPSEPLTKMKHPVPYVIISHTATDFCTTQSECTFRVRFAQTFHIESRNWADIAYSFLIGGDGLVYVGRSWDYMGAHSFGFNNISIGISFIGTFNAVKPPRNQLYAAQRLIELGVEGGKIAPDYKLLGHRQISQTLSPGDALYSIIKTWPHWSSTA
- the LOC143376615 gene encoding peptidoglycan-recognition protein LC isoform X3, with the protein product MGMVTLVQRQQIIPVGGNRCQKDQDQAHGDIAIENHDIENCRGEIAGALKETTAVTVAGNVSLAGSSTQCSDVEDDEEETDIEEGEWIPELPVPAVLQHHQQVATADGNVVLPNADTSNFGDVRVKNSANVHLGNKTFYKGPVTIKQFVYTNPTSIQEYDTVKSDGGQASNAPNLATAKGDLHSNPPILSQNTDLDKVVKWLWTWRCAAFLCVLALILVTTVIVACVYLTRNVTTPPAPVFPEIPDSSLGGVKVKNVRFVERNEWGAQPPSEPLTKMKHPVPYVIISHTATDFCTTQSECTFRVRFAQTFHIESRNWADIAYSFLIGGDGLVYVGRSWDYMGAHSFGFNNISIGISFIGTFNAVKPPRNQLYAAQRLIELGVEGGKIAPDYKLLGHRQISQTLSPGDALYSIIKTWPHWSSTA